From the genome of Oryza glaberrima chromosome 1, OglaRS2, whole genome shotgun sequence:
CATTGCTGGCAATGGGGGCAAGCGGGctggacggcgccggcggcgtgcgccTCCACCACCGAGACGACGCCGGTTGTCTATCGCGGATGAACTCGTCCATGAGGTCCAGCTTCTTCTGCGCGACGCGCTCGACCTCGGGGATTTCGGACGGGCGGCAGATCGTGGCGGATCTGCACCACGAGTAGAACTCGTCGAGCTCGTCGAACAGCTTGGCGATGCTGGTGAAGATGGAGTGTACGCGCACGCAGCCGGGGGTCTCCAGCTCGGCGAAGCGGTCGGCGAGCATGGCCATCACCTCGGTGAGCTCGCGGTACATCACCGCGCTCTCCTTCACCAGCCtgtgcagcgccgccgccaccaccttgtTCGTCCTCGCCTTCCCCGTCGGGCGGCACCCGATGAACCGCTGGAGTATGTGCTTCAGATGCTGCGCCTTGGAGACGAGCTCctcggtcgtcgtcgtccccgtcgccggcgtgtCCCTCGGCACCAGCGCCCAGACCTCGGCTACCGCTTCGCCCACCTCGTAACTCCCGTCGGTGATGTCGGGGAAGCCGTCGCGGCGACCGTCGGAGCACCATTTGCCCTGGCTGGCCACGCGGCCCTTCATCCGGTGCTTGAGCCTGTCGTCGAGGTAAGCGGCGTAGGCGCGCACGAACCCGTGGAAGTCCCACGTCGCGCGGGAGCGCGACGACCGGTGCGGGAACCGGTGCGACACGTCGAGCATGCGCCTCCGGCGCCGCGTGGCGAGGAACACCTCCTGCTCGTACGCCgggtcgccgtcggcgagcagGCGGTGCACCAGCGCCAGCGCCTTGACCGCCACGGCCCACGCCCGCGtccgcccgagccgccgcgacACGGCGGACACGCAGGCGGCCACCCGCGCACGGGAGTAGCACGTCAGCGTGAGGATCTCCTGGACGTGGCGCTCGTCGCCAGGCACGCTCTccccgtgcgccgtcgccttGACGATGGCCACGGCGAGGTCCGCGgccacctcgtcggcgccgcccaccCTTGCGAGCCCGACGCTCGTCCTGTCCTTGACCGCGCCCAGCGCCGCCCGGAGCTTGCTCGGCGCCATCGATCAGAGCTTCTCACGAATTAGGGCTTGTTCGATTAATCCCAATAcagagggattggaggggattgaagAGGAATAATTTCACACCACGATAGGTGTgaaataaatcccctccaaatcCCCTTCAATTCTCTCCGTGAGAGGGATTAAACGAACGAGGCCTTTGAGAGTTGGAGGAGacggagggagaggaagaaataTGTAGGCGCGCGCGGGAAGTCTTTGGCGGTTGATGGGCGCGGACGAGCGGTTGAGGGGGATGCCGGCCGTTTGGGCCGCGTGTTTCTCTCGGTGTTTCTGTTGGGTCCTGAACTTAACTGACGAAACGGTGTTTCCTCGTCTGTTTGACGCGGCTTAGGAGGCTTAATTTAGTATTCCAGCTGACTGGTGACTGCTCCGTCATGAGGTGTTCCCTGTGGGATTGCAGGTCAAGCTTATGCAGAGAGCATTACCTATTTACAGTCTTGTCGTTTTGTTATGCTtatacttactccctccatctaaaaaaaaaaagataaaccctgagtttacgtgtctaacgtttgaccatccgtcttatttaaaaaaaatatggaaaaaattaaaaagacaagtcacgcataaagtattaattatgttttatcatctaacaacaataaaaatactaattataaaaaaaattatataagacgggaagtcaaacgttggacatggaaacacagggtttgtattttttttagaacggagggagtataagctagtgaaatttaaattttaaaattttattttacagtTGATTTTGTGAGTTTTTTTATTGTAGTTTGCTCTATAACATTTGCTTTTGAATTGTTAAATACATGCATATACGAGTTTTAtctgtaaattatttttttaataagcaaTACAGATAAGCATGTATGAgcataagccaaacgatgaaaCTGTTAGTTATCTTAAGAGTATTAGGGTAGTAACTGAATTACTGTTAGCTATTCTCAACAAATTATGGTTGGTGCTAACACTTAAAATTCACCTTGTATCCTCTGTTGAACAAATTATGCAGTGTGTTCCTTCTGAAAGATAGAACATTTTGTAGGGGGAAAAAGGCCCACATAGACATAACTAGGCCCACTGCTGCAGTGGGTCTATTGGGCTTGACCAGGCTGGTTAACTCTGAAAAAGCTAGTGGGCTTTGACGGTTTgacccatgattttttttcatagccaGGCCCTGGCTAATTTTGCTTGCTTTCTTCATCTGTCACCCCTGCAAATTAAACACTTGGACTTCGAGAGCAAAGATAAACCGTCAGGTCTGTATCATTCACGCGATTACGTTATGTCATTCTAGGCTAGTCctctctccgtttcagaatgtatatataaaaagacATAGCAACACTTATAATACCAACTTAGGGCAGTTTTGAATTGCTACCAAAATTTGccataccaatattttggtagcaTAAATAGTATCCACCATTTATTTGGATTGGTGCCAACATTTTAGTAATGCCCATCTCAAATTTGGCAGCAATCTAGAACTTTCTTCACTATGATATCACAATTTGGCTAGattttggtagcaaaccaaataagATGAATACAAATTTATTCTACCAAATAattattggtagtgccaaaacttgcctatgttttggcactaccaaaaaaTTGGTAGGGCACCTatccaaacaagcccttaatCTCATTAAATAcaccattaaatatattttataatatatttgtttggcaTAGAAGTATTACTACAttattctataaacttgattaaacatAAAAGGAAGTTTGATTTATAATGAAATCGAAACACCTTATGCTGAACCAGAGGGAGTAGGGGTCTAGAACTGCTAATCTAAAGAGAAGAATCAGGTCACAGTCGCCTTGTGATGTGTCTAGCATCGGATGTTTCAGGAGGTAATCAAGAATCTGAACCGTTGTAACACTATCATCTTCAGCACCCCTGAAAACGTGCAAAAGATGCTATGTTTGAAGTTAGACCGAAGCAATCAGCAGTAGGATTCAGAATACTCCAGTTATTCTGGTTTCACAAACTTTGCTGCGCGACATACTGCAGTCTTGAATCGCATGCGCCTATTTATTTTGGGTTAAACCGGGTTTCTTGACAGGATAATACTTCTACTAGCACCAATTATTGACGAACACAGCCAGATTCACGATATGATGAAAACAGAcggataaaacaaaaataaacgaTGAAGAGAACTAGAGAAGGCAGAAAGTATATTTTAATGCGGTGATAGTGTACTCTGTACACTCATCAGTAGCAAATTTGAAGTTTTCCTGAGCTTGGCTGTATGTTGCCCTTCATTCTCTGCACCTGAAACGCGGATGAGTCGACAAGGCAAGAAAACCAGAATCATATGTAGATGCACTCATGCACAATGGTTTTTTCAGAATAAATAGCGGTGTACTACTATTTATGACGAAGCAATCAAGGACAAGAATAATAGTATCAAGAAAGTAACTAATCCAGCTCATACAGCTGGGAAAGAAGTGTGTGTCCCCTCGAATACTGCCCGGCCGGGATGCAATCTACTCCATATATTGTTATCAATTGCTCATCATCAATTGCATCAATTGTATATAAATTCGTTCGGGCGATGAATTTCAAACAGAGAACGTGAATCCTCAAAATCTGATCATGTTAAACTGAAGGAAATAATGAGATCCATTGATGAACGGCAATGCTCAATTGCACAACAATGATTTGAGAAATGAGATCCTAACGAAACACCGCCCTTCGTTTCAGGGAGCGTTTATATTTGTCACGGTCACACACAGGCAGATCAAAACTGCTATAGGCTTTTTCTTCAGCTTGCATGATCGATCGGCAGAAGGCCATGCGATCTTCTTTCCTGCCATTGATTCATCATAATTCAGAGAGAACGCTATAGGCTTTCTGCAATGACCTGCACCAATTAGTCATCTTCAAGCTGAAGGCCATACCACCATTAAGTCGCGTAACAACAGAAGATCTTTCTCTTATTTTCCGAAACGGTCACATCAAGAGATAGCCTAGCCTGTTGCGATCCGGCCATCAATTAGAACCGTGCACCCAAAATTAAAGTTGACACATCGCTATCCAAATCACCATATCACCAGCCCATGTATTGATCAGCGTAGAGAGAGAGACGCAGTGCCAGAACCTGACCCAAGAACAGCATGAGCAACATGCCGAACTCCATGAAAGAACCAGACATATACATGCACTAACATATTGAGAACTTCTTGTTGTGTGAGATGGAAGCTATACTAGCTTTCATGATTGATCAATGATCAGGTACCACAGTCTGAACATAAGTTTCTCAGAAAAATTGAGTGTAGTCTGGACcatgaaaaactgaaaatgcaAAAGCACAGACTTCTCCTTTCTAACAGGATGACGGGAATGCTAGTGCACGGTCGCTGCCCCGGCAATCAGCCGAATTGCACGAAATGATGAAAGATCCAAGAACTCTTGCCCAGAaaccagcttttttttttgttcccatCGCGTCGGGTACTCGGGGTCACCTGTCACGTATCCGCCCGTGGGCCAGGAATCATGTTGGCGCGTAGAGCCAGCCAATTTCTGCGTGCACTTTTCCACCTTTAATTTGCTCGCAGCTCACTCCCCCACAACTCCACAAGGCCAAAAGCTCTTTGTCGTGGTGCTATACTTAGAGAAGGTACAATaacagactataagccagctataaatatattttaaagagataagaaaagagagagaatagtAGTGGGCTACATATCTGTAACCAGCTGTATCATGGACTTCAAGACGTAATAAGAGTATGACagggtgggaccagatattaatagcaTAGTAAGCAACTATGGTACGAATTGGCTATTATGTtggctatatataatttagagttattagtgggctatactattaaacttgctcttagagcaggtacaatagcaggttataaaccagctgcaaatatattttaagaagataaatgagaagagagaagaggagcgggctacagatttgtagccagctgtagcacggactctaaaacacagtgtgtgtatgataagtgggaccatgtattaatattgtagtatgtaactattgtatgaatgagctattaaattggatatagatgaattagagtaagtagttggctatactattaaacttgctcttaactCTCCCATACTCGAATTTTGTTACACGTTCTTCAACTACTAACAACACATTTCATATTAAAatgtttttatataaatgttattttaaaatattagataaattatttttaaaaagatcgaaacttaattaattataaaccgatgggtgttttttctttttttatgtgcgtacttaggccccgtttagttccctaaattttttttcctaaaaacatcacatcgaatctttggacccatgcatgaagcattagatgtagataaataaaaaaaactaattacatgagaggaaatcacgagacgaatcttttgagtctaattagtccatgattagctataagtgctacagtaacccacatgtgctaatgccgggttaattaggctcaaaagattcgtctcgcggtttccaagcaagttatgaaattagttttttcattcgtgtccgaaaaccccttccgacatccggtcaaacgtccgatgtgacatccaaaaattttcatttcctcaactaaacacacccttaatcgAACTTAAACAGGGCTTGCCCATTTGTATTATCATCTCCTGTGATCAACAATGATATGGCAGCAAAATGCAGGCAGGCAGGTAGAGACGAACAGATGACGCTGTATTCCGAATTCCGATCGCTTTCTTGCAGCTTCTTGTGCCAACTTTTTCGAGTCGCTACAAGTCTAGAAATTCAGTAGCATGTGGCAAGGTGTAGGTTTATTAGCCAGTGGGACAGTGCCGTTCAAGGATCGTTCGCTTTGTTTGCTTGCATTTGCAACTTTGCACATATGGTCATATACGAGTGGTGTCCGTGGGCAGTCCAAAGTTAGTAGGTGTGATTTAGGATTCCGTTTGCCGGACGCGCGCATCGTCGTCGCATGCAtatgcaacaacaacaaacgTACGTATGCTGTATCTGGTGAGTCAGTATCTCGATCCATTGTCGTCCATTCCTAACAAAACACAAGCTGAATTTGCTGAAAGTAACCACGCTACTACTGTCCGTATGGTGTACTCTACTCAAGAGCATACGAAGAATTGGTTGAAGTCCGTGACAAGAACTCGAGAAACTGGATATATGGCATACACGACGGACACGCCGAAAGGTCGATCTGATCTTCTCTCGGGACAATGATTGGATTGTACATACTCTATtcgtaaaaaaagaaaaccaacctaattaagatactccctccctttcacaatgtaagttattctagcatttctcacattcatattgttgctaatgaatctagacatatatatctatttagattcattaacatcaatataaatgtgaaaaatgctagaatgacttacactgtgaaacggagaaagtaaaaCATTTTATAGGACAATGATGTACAGATTCATTGTCATAGAAAACGTTCCATCCTCGACTAGATTATATATGTACAGATTTACTGTATTAGAAAATGGTCATCTTTAATtcggttggttttttttttacgaagaaAGCACCTAATTAGGTGATTGAAGGATGGCATCGGGTGAGACGCATCTGGGTCGGTCAGGCAGGGACAATGCCGACCCACATGCATTACACGCATCGTCCATGACTAATCAGATCATGAGAAGCTCTGGTATATCGATTATGGAGTATATCAGTATACGGAGTACAGGTTAGCCTGCCGGGGTATGGTACGCTTTGGCCGGGCACGTACATGTACCAGTACGGTTGAACACAACTCCACAATATCATCCGGGTTCGTGTTTAACTTTAATTGCTGAACCAGAGACAGATGACAGATCTACCGTAGGAGCGGAGGAGGCTCGAACCCCActatcatttttttctatatacttcctccgtttcataaaaaaaccaacctagtattggatatgacatattctagtactataaatctctaatcgtagatttttttttttggaacggagaaagTATTCATGAGAAAGAATGGTAAAAGCTTTGTCAGTTTGTTCGGTCTTCACTGTTATTTTTACTCTAGGATCCGCCTGGGATAATACTGCTGCCCTCACATATAGGACGCAAAATACGAACGCATTTTACACCCATAAACAGAGAGTCTACGAATAGTACGGCTACTACTACTTCTCTGTTGCGTGGGGACACTGTCCGTGACCGGATCAGCCACGCTTCTAGTTCTACTACTGGTGGGCAACAGCGTCGTTCACAGTTCGACGTAAACTCCACAGTGGGACCGGGTCGTCTTGTTGTTGACGCAGCCGTATGGAGTTGATGCCGACTTTGACCGGTATCCCGAGGCTTCTTCCTATACGTCGTCGCTTGGATAAGGACGTACACATATACGTATACGCAGTGACGGATATAGAAATTATTAAAAAGTAAGGTTAACATAGAGCTTAACTAATGAGCTATTTAGCTTTCCCTAAATTTAATGATGATTTGAGAGTATTTAACCATAATTTTAGAAGCTGAAACCAGCGAGACATCTCTAATCTTACTAAAGTTCTATTGAAAGTCTATTTACATGTAAATTCATTGGAATTTATAAAATTGACCCCACTAAATTATGAAGTAATGGTATTCGACTAGGGATGAATTTATGCATAAACTATAGGGTTGGCTTACCCTAtagctttttaaaaaacactcctatagaatttgatttttatataataaataaataatttcatTTAAATATAAACTAGTAGTAATTAATCCACGGGATTAAATTCTTAACTCTGTCACTGATATGATCGAATCAATCACGAATATGTAGTACGACCACAACAGCATCTGCCAGAAGAAATATCTACCCGGCATTTCATTTTCAGTACGTTCTCCCCACATCATGAGCATAAAGTTTTTGTAAGATATGCTCAACGACAAGGCCTTTAATTTCCAGAGAATATGTGCAACGTACAAAGCCAAACCAAAAAGTTTACCTCATTATCTGGACCCTGCAAAAGCAGCTCGGCTAGTATATATGCATCGCATGTGAAGGATAAGACGGACGTCGAATCATTGGGCTGCGAATTTTGTCACCGATATATCGGTTCGGATCAGCTGGCCGTGCACTATGCAGCGTCCCTGGTTTAGCTACATGTAGCCAACACAGAGCGCCATCAGATGGACACCTTGGCGAGGTCCACACGTAATGCAAGGTACTTATCGctgttttctttatttttctcccctttttaAGATTCGCGTTTGTTGCATGATTAAATCATCATACTTTGCATTGCACAGTTTGTGTTTCAAATAAACCAAAGGATATATATAATCCAGTACAGTGTACATATATCATAGTACTACCTTTTGTACGTCAGCATTTTAAATGATGGTGAACCGCGTAGTCAATGACAAAATTTTTCTTGGTCAGTTTGCCGTCAGTGCAAGACTCTGGTCACATACAGTAGATGGGTTCAAATTGCTGCCATATCTTATCTGCCAGATTAAGGACGACAAACCGGACCGACGGATCATCATCTCATACGTGATACATCATAATCAGGATCACGGCGTGATTTGTGACTTGCAGGTCTCCCCTAGTCATACACTGATTGAGCTAGCAAACACATCGATCTAGAGATATGTATGAATTGGAGCTAATCCGGTGATACAGTTTCTGGTTTGGACGCTACATTCagcagaaaaggaaaggaacttGGGGCCTATTtagttagtgaaaaaaaaatttaggtgccatatcggatgtttgatcggatattgaaaggatttttcggacacgaataacaaaattaatttcataactcgactggaaaccgtgagacgaatcttttaagcctaattgtagcacatatggctaatcatggactgattaggctcaaaagattcgtctcgcgatttcctccctaattatgtaattagtttttttaatctatatttagtgctttatgcatgtgtccaaagattcgatatgatgtttttggaaaaaaaaataggaactaAATCAGGCCTTGATGGGCGATGATACATTGACACCCAAATCTGTTGATATATCCTGTGTGCTTTCATTCTTTAACACGCGACCGAATTTGAACCATCTTTGAAAAAAAGGACGTGGACCTGTCGAGGAAACAAACCAGCTTTGATTAGGTGGGCTAAACATTCTCCATTTTTGTGGGGGAAATATCCATGTTCGAGCAGGCAGAGAGCATCAAGGGCATGGCTCACACCGTACTACCGTAGGACAAAAGGGCACGCACCGGATAAATTCCGTGTAGGGGAGCACATACGCATTGCGATGTGCTCCAACTTTTGCCGCGGATGGCAGCAGAGCAGAGAACTGCAGAAAATTATCATTATCAGGCAGAAGAATGCAATAGCTGGTGCATGCAGAATTATTGCGGATTTCAAGAGTCCACACAATTCCAGCGTGGCCTCTGTTCTACCCAGACCTGTTGTCAAATACTCTGGGTCTCTGGCTCCTGGGTCCTGGCCTCTCGGTCACATGTGTACATGCATGGCATTGACCGTGTTAATCCGATTAAAATTTCAAGTTTAGAGTCCaactccatctgtttcataatataagagattttaacatTTTGTTTACACTGTtcgaccacttgtcttatttaaaaaattgtgcttaaaatatttcagataataaagtaagtaaaaaaataataattctaaaaatttttaaataagacgaatgatcaaatagtataaaaaagtcaaaatacaAACGGAGTATCATTATTAGTAGCTGTCAAATGGAGGATTCAACCTTATGAACTGctataaaatataagcatttatatATTGTTTAGCAAAAATTAAGATTAAAAAGTGGATTTTAGTGTAAAAAATAAAGGATGAGTGGAGATGAGAGAGTACGTGGAGGTAAAATGGGGGAAAAACAAATGAAAGGTGATTGATAGAACAAATGATGCACTAAACATCAACAATATTTAAATgttaaaaatccttatattttgaaattgaggAAATAGCTGCTACGCCATATAAGATTTTAGGCCCGGTGAAAAAACCTATAACAAGGCTTTCTATTTAGAAAACTTTCACTATGTCTGTGTTTAAGAAGACACAAATAGAGAATATACATAAAACGAGATAATCTATTGATGCCTAATTAagtaagtattaattatttaaaacttaaaatatggattaatatggtttttaaagATATTGTTTAGTGGTCCAGGAAGTGTGTGCGCaaaagaaatgatttttttcttctctttgagCTTCTCTCAAACGCAGCCAAGTAGATTGCATGTCATCGAGAAAGCTTACCGATCATTCACATAACAACTGTTTGTTCTTATGTTTAGGAGAAGCGTTGCGTCTAGATTCAATGATTCAGTTTTTTCagaaattgttaaaaataaatctatagcATTTGGAACGCATATTCACATCATGATTACGAGCTACAGATCTTTGATGTGGCTgtaattatcatccaacatttGTTACAGCCAAGAAAAATATGCCCATTATTCTAGCCAGATCAATGAACGAGAAGAGGGGAACTTGAAAGAAAAAATTGGACTTTATAAACTCCGTGCGGTTGTTCACTCTCTGAACGTGCCCATCAGTAGGGGAGGGGTACAGTCACTTGTGGCTGTGGTTTACTCCAGCTCTGCCGCTGATTCTAGTGGACTAGCCGAGTAAACTGGCTATGTACATGTTGGTCTCGTGAAATAGCACGGAACTTCTGGTGCAGAGGAGTCGAGGAGCAGAGACCTGCAGTTTCGCCATGCCGGGGCAGTGCGGGGCCGCGCGCACGACAACAATATTAATGTCCCCAAAACGACACGCTCGTCCACGCAAATTTCGCTGGTTCCACCGCCGAAGGATTTGGCTGGTACGTATGTGTGCTACTACGTAGCTTTTCTCTGTTGTCTGAATTCTCAAGCCGCGGACAGTGCGGACCGACTGCAGCCGGAGAAGGGGTGTGCACTAGTACAGTACTGGTGGAGGtggcattgagttggaggtgGATGGTGATTGCAGAGGAAAGTAGGAGAGCTTGAGGTTTTACTTGAGGAGATTCTCTTGGTATCCAGTTTCTGAAAATCTGGAGAAGCTGCTAAACCCagcttttagtttattttctaaattatacAACCGGACTATTAGAACATAGACGACGATCTGTATTATTTGGGGGAAAACTTATAATTATTAGATAAGTTACAGCTGCCAGAAGCTTTTATAAACAAATGTGTAGATAAGAAAGACAACATGTTGTTTACAGGTTGGTCAGATGAACATTCATCCAATAGCCATTcccttcattttctttttactttttaatttattttgccTTTTGCGATTAGTTCTCACCGTCTCTAGACATGGACACTGTCAATAACGTATATCGCCAACCATCACTTCTATAAATGAAATATTTATGAGTatctttcttaaaaaagaacaattatacgattaaagagtaaattacactacTGATATATGAACTTCCAAGGTAGGTCCGATTTAATATATGAACCTGTAAATCGCTCACTTCGGTCACGAAGTTATCTAGTGTGTACAAACTAAAGCTAACCAACGTGTCGTAACTAATTTTAATAAGTTGGATGTTGCTTGGGATGTTATGTAGACTTGTATGTCAAGACATATAATATACATATGTCCAATCAAACATATAATAAGCCATGTTAAttatacatattaaaaaaatatataataaaataataaaataaatattatgtatAAAGGTTAATTATTTACACATGCGACATATCTCACGTCCTCATGTGTGCGTGCAGACATTTTATAATCACACTAATTCAATATGATTAGTCACAATATATCGTTTTGTACTAGTTCTTATGCACTAGACAAATATGTGTATCATAATGAGCATTTTACAAATCTTATAATACGAATTCCATGCAAACAA
Proteins encoded in this window:
- the LOC127758422 gene encoding putative clathrin assembly protein At1g03050, producing the protein MAPSKLRAALGAVKDRTSVGLARVGGADEVAADLAVAIVKATAHGESVPGDERHVQEILTLTCYSRARVAACVSAVSRRLGRTRAWAVAVKALALVHRLLADGDPAYEQEVFLATRRRRRMLDVSHRFPHRSSRSRATWDFHGFVRAYAAYLDDRLKHRMKGRVASQGKWCSDGRRDGFPDITDGSYEVGEAVAEVWALVPRDTPATGTTTTEELVSKAQHLKHILQRFIGCRPTGKARTNKVVAAALHRLVKESAVMYRELTEVMAMLADRFAELETPGCVRVHSIFTSIAKLFDELDEFYSWCRSATICRPSEIPEVERVAQKKLDLMDEFIRDRQPASSRWWRRTPPAPSSPLAPIASNGDSGSKASPAEPAPAGALVVVDDHMADFLNLGEESTPLSTEEQDRDLTLSLFGDDPATPAPKWETFDDDQYDDWETALVQSASKFAATQSATVLALPPPPGATGGEVADPFAASLAVPPPTYVQMMDMQARQRLLANEQMMWQQFETQQMAAWSYSSLL